The genomic region TGAATGTTGTGGCAGACGGTAAAGTGATTGAAACCATGAAGACAACCTTTATTGCGCCGCCAGGAAAATAAAATATGCATGTTTCCGATGGTCAAATCACAAGAATGAGAATCCTTGTTGACCATTGAAGACAAACACACACACTTACAAAAAAGGAATGAACTGGGGATATAAAATAGTATTTGGATTGGGCGCCTTTGTGCTCTTCATCGTAGGTTTAGCCATTTACATGGTTTCTAACGATACAGATACGCTGGAAGATGATGATTATTACGAACGTAGCTTGAATTACGATGAAACTTATCGTAAGAAAGAGAACTTAAATCATAATCATGCAAAACCGACGATACGAATTAGTCAAGATACCATGTTGATCAAATTCATATCGGCGGATAATAAAGGACAGCTTCATTTTAAGCGTCCTGATGATAATAAGCTGGATGTTTCGCTTCCTTTCGCGACGCCTACTGACCAGTTCAAACTACCGCTTAGTACCTTTAAGAAAGGTAATTGGAATTTGGAAATCGATTGGAAAAGTGGTGCTGATAGCTATTTAGTCGATCAACACGTTTACTATTAGGAAATGACTTACCATTATCTTGCATTCTTTATGGGCCTTTTGGGCAGTATCCACTGCGCAGTAATGTGCGGTCCGTTATTGATTGCAATTCAAGGAGGTCATCAAATTTCCTGGAAAACTACTTTTAACAAGCTGATTTACCAATTAGGGCGCATCCTGACCTATGGCATGCTCGGTCTGATTTTAGGCTTATTGGGAAATGCTGCTGCAATACAGGGCTGGCAGCAAATCTTCAGTTTGGTTACAGGTGTGATTTTAACAGCATTGGGCTTGTTCTATATTTTTGGAAAGAGTTCAAAGCAATTAGCAAGCTTTCAAACCAAGGCAATTCAGCCTTTCGCCAAGTTTATGGGAAAATGGTTGTACCGTCCGGGAGGCAGTTTTGTTGCTGGTGTGCTAAACGGTCTTTTGCCCTGCGGAATGGTGTATATGGCTTTAGCATCTGCTGTTAATGCGAGTTCGCTAGAAAATAGTTTTCTGTTTATGGTTCTGTTCGGATTAGGAACTTTACCACTATTATTACTATTCTCCTTCGTGGGGAATTTCCCGAGAAAAATCTTTAAGAAGGGATTTACGACGGTCTTGCCAATACTTTTTATCCTGATGGGTGTTTGGTTTATTTTACGCGGTGCCAATCTGGATATTCCCTATCTTTCGCCCTTATTGCATGTCGATGGCGCAATGAATTGCGCTTAACCCATACTGCTTTCCTACATCTTTACTCTTCAAAATAGTGTATATCGGGCGTTTATTTCCGCTATTGCTAATTCTTTTCTATCTTGCTCTTGTTCCTCAAACTTTTGGTTAGAAGTATGGTTGTATTAAGAGGACAACTTTTAAAGTACTTTTTCTATCGATATGACTGAATATTTGCAGCCTATAATACAGTTTTTTGAACAATGGGGATGGATACCCACGACGATTATTTACCTAGGTGTTATTATAACGATTCTTATCGAAAATAGAAACCCGACGAAGACCATTTCTTGGGTCATGGTAATCGTCTTTCTTCCACTTGTCGGTGTTATTCTATATTATCTTTTCGGTCAAAAGTTTTCTAAAGTCAAGAAGCTCAAGCGTATTAATCAAGAACAATCTCTTCGATTGAAGAAAGAGTTTAAGCGATTGGAGCCGTTGATGGCCTGGTCCATACAGAATATCCACAATAAGATTGGCGATTTCGCACGCGTTTATTCGTATTTAAAAAATGAACGGCTTTCGTCGCCTACGCTGAATAACGAAGTAACGCTATTGGTTAATGGGGAAGAAAAATTTAAGTATTTCTTGGAGTCATTAGAGGGTGCAACGCATTCGATTCACATGGAATACTACATCTTCGACCTGGATGATATCGGAACCAAAGTTCTGAATATCCTTGAACGCAAGGCAACCGAAGGTTTGAAGGTGCGCCTCATTGTGGATAGCTTTGGCTCGCCGCGACTGGTTCGGCATATGCGGAAGATGCGCGGTAAAACTAATATTGAATTTCAGGCATTTCTGCCTGTGACTTTTACTTCGTTGGCCAACAGCAATTATCGTAATCATCGGAAGATTGCAGTAATCGATGGTTATACAGCCTATATCGGCGGGATAAACATTTCCGACCGGTACATCAATCCAAATGAATTTGGGCTATACTGGCGCGATACTTCCGTGAAAGTTGTAGGAAATGCGGGTACCATGTTCCAAATCAGCTTTTGGAATTCCTGGAACCAAACCGATGGGGAACCCTTCGATTTGGAAGATGGATATTTGCGGGATATGCCAGTCGTTGCTGAGCAGCTGAGTGCCGTAGCATTAGTATCGAGCGATCCGGGATCTTTGGGTCCTTTTAATATGGAGGCTTTATTGCTGAGCATTGGCGAAGCAAATGAAAGCATCAAATTATGTACACCCTATTTTATCCCGTCGGAGGAATTAGCGACAGCATTAAAGACCGCCGCTGGCGCTGGAGTTGATGTAGAATTGATGATTCCGGCAAGTGGCGACTCCTGGATAGTACAACATGCGACTTTTTCGTTCTTAAAGCCTCTGTTAGAGCGCGGAGTCAAGGTTTACCTGTATGAAAAAGGCTTCTTACATGCTAAGACGGCAGTAATCGATGGCAAGATCGCTTATGTTGGGACTGTTAATCTAGATTTTCGAAGTTTCTATATTAACTACGAGGTAGCGACAGTAATTTCTAATAAGTCATTTTGTGCTCAAATGGATAATCAGTTTGAAATTGATAAGAAAGAATGTTCTATAGTGACCTTAAAGGATTGGAAACAAAGAAAGGCATGGAAGCGTGGTATTGACTCCTTATGCCGTTTGCTAGCGCCTTTATTATAGTTTAAGCATTGTTAAATTTCCGGTTTCATGGCATTCTTCTCCAAAAATTAGATATATTTAGCTTTTTGAAAAACTGAAGAATCGATGAGGAAAATAAATCGCATACTTTTCATAATTCTAACACTTTTAGCTGTCTCTAATTTCTCGAATGCCCAAGAAAAACCCGCCATCCCAATTAATACTGCGGTGGAGAATGTGCAAAAGTTCTTTACAGTCTATCCAGTAGAAAAAATACACCTACATTTCGATAAACCTTATTATGCAGTAGGGGATACGCTATGGTTCAAAACTTATTTGAACACCAATCTCTTCAATTATGACCCAAGTAAGGTCGCCTATGTGGAGATATTGAATAGTCGTGATTCCTTAATGCAAACGCTTCGTGTACCGTTAAAGGATGGTGCCGGAAAAGGACAGTTAGTATTAGATCCTCAGTTCTGGTCGCAGGATAATTATAGAGTCCGCGCCTATACCAAATGGATGATGAACTTCGATATGGGATACTTCTTTAATAAGGTAATTCCAATCGGAGATGCAATTAATAAGAAGCTAGGATCAGATGTAAGCTTTGAACCGGATGGCAATAAGACCAAAGCCATACTCCAATTCCGCAATCGACAGGGTGAGTTATTGAGCCGTAAAAAGCTAACGTGGGAAGCTAACGATGGCTGGGATCCTTTCGATAAAGGCAAAGGCGAAACCGATGCTTTAGGTCGTGTTATTGTTAGTTTATCTAATAAAGAAAAAGAGAAGTTCAAGAACGGACGCTTAGTTATTAAGCTTGAAGATGGGGAAACCTTAGTGGGACAATATCCACTACGCAATGCAATATGGGAGGCTGATGTACAGTTCTTCCCAGAAGGAGGTGATTTAATATCGGGTATCTCTAAGAAAGTAGCCTTTAAAGCAGTCAATTCTACTGGTCTTGGCCTGAAAGTAAAAGGAAAGATTATCGATAGCAAAAAGCAAGAGGTAGCAAGTTTTGAGGACTTAGGATTGGGTATGGGTTCTTTCAATTTAGTACCTATTAGCGGAGAAACATATAAAGCTGTTGTTACCTTCGACAATGGCGAACAGAAGACATATGATTTACCGGCCGTTGTTGATAATAAAGTTAATGTCGTTTTTGCGAAACAAGAAGGTGAGTTTATCAACCTAGGTATTGTTACGAATGACAGCCATTTCCAAACTGTACAGAATAAACCTTTCTATGTCTTCGGACAGCTGAATGGTCATTTAGTATATGCTGCACAGGCTTCGATGAAGAGCGCAGCGGTATCTATCCGTATCCCCATTAAGGAACTTCCGAACGGGATAGTACAGATAACGCTTCTTTCTCCGGATGGCGAGCCACTTTCAGAGCGCCTTGTATTCATTCAACCGCAGAAGTTGATCGATATTCAAGTAAAAACCGATAAGGACAGTTACGCTCGTAAAGACTTGGTGAAAATGAAATTGAATGTGAATAGTCCGGTAGATAGCTTAATCGGGAACTACTCAGTCTCGGTTATTGACGAATCGAAAGTGCCATTTAATGATGACAACGACAGAACCATCGTTAGTAGTATGTTGCTTACGTCGGATTTAAAAGGTTATGTGGAGAAGCCGAACTATTACTTCAATGAGAAGAATACCAACCGTTTAGAAGCCTTAGACGCTTTGATGATGACACAAGGATTCAGACGCTTTGATTATAAACAATTAGTGCAAGGGAAGCTTCCTCAGGTGCGTTTTATGCCAGAGCAAGGTATCACCTTGAGCGGGATATTACGCTTAAATACAGGTCGTCCGCAACCTAATGGTGGCTTACTTTTGACTATTCCAGGCGCAGCCATTAAGAAAGATACTTACACAGATAACAATGGTGTATTCAAGTTCGAGAATCTGGTGTTCCAAGATTCGTTGAAAGCGACTATCAACGCTAGAGGAAACGACAATTTCCGCAATCTTGTCATCAATATGGATCAAACATTCTATCCGGAAATTGATCAAAATAGTCCTTATTTCAGTGCGGGTATTCAGAATATTGACCAAAATATGTCTGCATATTTAGATAACAGTAAAAAGGAATTCCGTACCTCAATTTTGATTGATGAGGTCGTTGTGACAGCGACTCAAGAGAAGAAACAGTCGAGTAAGGACTTCTCTGCGCTATCTGGATTATCTATGCCGGATCACCGTATTGAAGGTAGTCGTCTGCAAGGGTGTAATGTATTGAGCATGTGTTTAAATACCTTGCTAACGGGCATTACATATGATGTTAATACCTTGAAATACTATGTAACACGTAACTACAACCAGGGAAGCCGCGTTCCGGTGCAGTTCTTCTTAAACGGTATGCCGATTGATGAGCCTTCTTTGAATTCCATCACGATAGCTGAAATCGAAGGCATTGAAATCTTCTTGAGAGATGATTTAGGAACTGTTCGCAATATCTATCAGAATGATGGTGTTGTGTCTATCATCACGAAGAAAGAGAAAAAGCAACCGCGTATGACGGCGGCGCAGATTGAAGCCATGCTACCGAAGTCCAATGTCGTTGAGTTACACCCATTAGGATACGTGAAACAACGTGCATTTTATACGCCGAAATATGCTACCCCTGAGAGCAAGAATACGAACGACTACAGAACAACCGTATATTGGAATCCAGAAATCAGGGTAGAAAAGAATGGTGAAATAGACCTAGAATTCTACAATGCTGATGGAACCGGTAAATATAAAGTGGTCGTTGAAGGTAATGATGTACAGGGTAATGTAGGCCGGAAGGTTTACTATTACAATGTTAAGTAGGATTAGATATAAGATATCAGACATTAGATATTAGACATTGCAAGAAAGGTTCGAAGGCTACTTCGGACCTTTTTACATTTCTCATTAACACGTTATCGAGGGTTATTACTGTTGTGTTAGCAGCAAGTTCTGCTACTTTCGAATATTCAAGATAACTGCTGTTAGAATCACCGCAATCCCCAATAGGGCATACTCGCTAAATGTTTCCTGAAACAGGAAATATCCAAAAACTAACGCATAGATTACACCCAAATAGTTTAAACTGGCGACTTTGGCAAGATTGGCTCGCTGGTAGGAAAGCGTCATGTAGTATTGTGCAATCTGCGTGAAGATTCCGATTAGCAATAAAACAGCCCAATCCCAACCTTGTGGGTTTTCCCAATGCATTAACGTATATACGCCGACAAAAGGAAGGGTGATGAGCGGAAAATAGAAGATGATAACCAAGGGATGCTCGGAGGTCTTCAATTTGGAGATGATATTATACGCTAGCCCAGCGAATAGTGCCGCCGTTAATCCAATAACCAAGTCTAAGGTCGAAATCCGAGGATCGAAGCCTTTCAACATAATGACACCGGCAATTGCCAATCCGAAATATAAATAGCGAATAGGCTTAACAGGCTGTTTTACAATAAAGATTCCCAATATCGCTGTAAAGAAAGGAGAGAGGTAATTTATAGTAACTGCAGAGGCCAGCGGAATATGCTGCAAGGTGTAAAAAGAGCCGACTAATCCGATACAGCCCGCTACGCCACGCAAGATTAACAAAGGCTTGTTGTTCCCAAATACGGGGATCTTATCACGCTTGAGAATAACGTAGGAAGCGACTAAGCTGAAGACCGATCGAAAGAAAACCACTTCGACCGTCGGGATGTGAGAGACATATTTCACACATACGTTCATCAAGGCAAAGAACAGCCCTGCTAAAAGCATGTACTTGATACTATCTTTTTCTTCCACTATTGCACAGGGTCATTATGTTTCTTAACCACCTCGCGGATACCCGTTTCCGGGTCTATTTCCAGTTCTGTCTGCTTCACCAGCACCGCAAATGATGAAGGTTGGATGCCCTTTCCATATTTGATGGCGTATTCCTTCGTAAACTCTGCTCCGAAGTACAGAATTGCCGAAGAGTAATAAACCCAAGCCAACAAGATAATAATCGATCCTGCAGCTCCGTATGACGAAGCAGTCATGTTCTGACTTAAGTATACCGAAATGCCATACTTGCCGAGCATGAATAGAAAAGAAGTAAACAAAGCTCCTCCCAAAATATCCTTAAATCGAACTTTCGCATCCGGCAGGAAGGCATAGATGGTACCAAATAGGGTCGTGATGACTAAGAATGTAATGCTCGTATTCACCATGTCGATGAGGCTGATATCCCAATGTTGGATAAATTGGTTGAAGTAATCAGTCATAATCCCGATCAAACTACTCACGATCAGCGACGCCATTAAGAGGAAAACAAGTCCTAAAATCATTGAGAACGAAATCAGCCGGTTGATGATCAGCTTCAGCCAACCTTTCTTGGGCTTCGGTTTTACTTTCCAGATTGTATTGATGGAGTTTTGAATATCCACAAAGATGGTCGTCGAAGTGAACATTAAAGTAGCCGAACCGATGATGATGCCGATGTTCGACTTACTGTCCAATGAAATCTTGGATACCGTCGATTCCAAGGTAGAGGCTATTTCTCGTCCGAAGAGCTCGCTCAGTTCGTCCATCACCTGTTCGCGCGCACCAACTGTGCCGTCCAAATGCTCCCCATAGAAAAAACCTAAGGTCCACGTCAATATCAATAACAGTGGACCTATAGAAAATACAGTATAATAAGCTAATGAAGCACTGAGCTTCATGCAATTGTCCTCGATAAAACCATTTACAGCATTGACTAATAGTCCCCAAAATTCCTTTAGTTTGGTCCAAACAGTAATTATCATAGGCAGCTCTTATTCCTTATAAATATTTTTGATTAGTTCTTCGTTTTTCTGTAGAATGACCTTGCGCTTCAGGCTCAACTTCGGCGTTAGCTCTCCGTTGTCGATGGTCCATTCCTTGGAAAGCAATTTAAATTTCTTCACTTGTTCCCAATGTCCAAAGTTAGCCATTGCTTGTGAAATTATTTGCTCATATTTTGTTAAAACTTCACCTTGCTTAATTGCTTCTTCTTTAGAGCTATAGGGGATACCTTTATGTTTGCAATATTTTTCTAACTCTTCAAACGCAGGAACTATCAATGCTGCAGGGAATCGCTGGTTTTCGCCAATTACCATCACTTGCGCAATCAGTGTAGACTCCATCAACTTATTCTCCAACACCTGCGGTGCAACGTATTTACCACCTGCTGTTTTGAACATTTCTTTCTTCCGATCCGTAATCCGTAGGAAACCGTCTGGGGTCAGCTCGCCAATATCGCCCGTATGAAAGTAACCATTACTATCAAAGGCCTCTTTCGTCGCTTCATCATTTTTGTAGTAACCCTTAGTGATGCTAGGACCCTTAACCATAATCTCGCCGTCCTCGGCAATTTTTACATCCAGGTTATTTAAGACACGACCTACCGTACCGAATTTTACGTCATCTTCATCCCAGGAATTAACAGCGATAACAGGAGATGTCTCAGTAAGACCATAGCCTTCCAGGACCTTGATACCAGCAGCCCAAAATACACGTGCTAACCGCTCCTGCAGCGCCGCTCCTCCAGAAATAATAATCTTGATGTTGCCACCCAAGGCCTCTTTCCATTTCGAGAAGATTAATTTGCGCGCAATACCCAGCTTAAAGTTATAGAATGCTGAGTTCGTCTTTGGCTCCTGATATTTTAGCCCCAAATCCAAAGCCCAGAAGAATAGCGATTTCTTAATCCCGGTCAGATCCTTGCCCTTCGCAACAACCTTATCATACACCTTTTCCAGTACACGAGGCACTGTGGTAAATAAATCCGGTTTTACATCGTTGATATCAACTACGATATTATCCAGATTTTCAGCATAGTAAATCTGTACCCCCCGAGAGAAATACATGTAAACAACCATGCGCTCAAATATATGGCAGAGTGGTAAAAAGCTTAGCGCCTTCTTATATTCAGTGGTAATCAAGTGATTACAAGCTTGGACATTGCTCAGTAAATTTTCGTGTGAAAGGTAAACCCCTTTTGGCTTTCCGGTAGTTCCGGAAGTATAGATTAACGTCAATAGATCATCCGCCACAACAGCATCGTTATAAGGCGTTAAATCTACATCATTCGCTTTGCCTAAGTCGGCAACCTCCATATAATACTTTCTACCCTCGAGCTTGTCGAACGTATAAGTTTCTATATTGATGTCGTTTTCCTTCATCGCCAAATCAGCCTTTGTTGCTAGTTCTTCGTTACTAACAAACACCATTTTTACATCCGCGTCATTGATGATGTATATCAAATCCTGATTGGAAAGGGTAGGGTATAAAGGCACCGTGGCAACACCCAACTGGTTACAGGCGAAATCAATAAAGTTCCATTCCGGACGATTTCCCGACATGATCGCTACGCGATCGCCTTTCTTGATCCCCCGTGCAATCAATCCTTTACTTAAATTATTAACTATATCGACGAATTCCGCCGTAGAAAAGGTACGCCATTGATCTCCCGCACGACCAGCAACCATGATGTCCTTGGCATACTCCGTCTTGTAATTTATAATGATATCGAATAATCTACTGAACTTGTTCATATGTTGTTCCCTTTTATTAAATAACAGTTTATAATTCTCAAAATTTAGGTCTGACTAATATATTGTTTTTTTGACTAAAAACTATGCTGGCAGAGTAATAATTATGCTATCTATGTATGCATCTTGGTTAAAATCAATGATATGGATAAATTGTTCCATGGTATTAACCAATGTGGTGAAACGATTGTTGAAAATTAACTGATACCTAATTTCAGTTCATTGAAAATCTTCAATATCCTTTTAATTCCTTTTAACACAACATTAATCGTCACATTTATAAGATAATAAAAATTATGGATAATCACCTTATCTTTCCGGGTGTAGGTAGAATTGTACTAGTTGCGAACTTCGACTGCTCATTCACATTCCATTCCCCTTATATAAGCCAATCAAACCCCTTCGGAAGCGGGTTTGATTGCGCTATTCATTGCGTTTGAATTGGGAGAGTAAGTGTTTTATCTAGTACTTAGTATTGAGTAGTTGGTATTTAGACCTGATCCTGGCGATCCTTTCATCTTTCCTTTCTTGGTTCAGACCAATTACCATAGGTCTAACTACTAAGTACTAACTACTATAAACACTTCACGATATACTTTAGTCGCATTTTTACCGTTTAAAAATTAATGTTACATTTGGACGTTTAGATAGATAAATAATTTATGAGGAAAACATTACAATTAACTTTCATTCTGGTTTTGACCGTATTTGCGGGTATTAACATCGCGCAGGCACAATTGCCATCGACACATGCTATTGGGGCTCGCTTCGGATCTGCGACAGGTGTTACATACCGTTATAGCTTAAACCAAACAAATGCTATCGAGGGAATCTTAAGCGTGCAAAGTAATTCGAAATACAGTAGATTTCGCTTGGTAGGATTGTATGAGTATCACATGCCTATCGCGAACGACTTCTCTTGGTTTTGGGGATTTGGTGGTAGTGTTGGTTCGTATTCCGGTAAAGCATATACTGATGACAAAGGGAATCGCTTTGACAAATATTCGGAACTTGCGTTAAGCGTGGATGGTATTGCAGGGGTAGAATACAAAATCCCTTCCGCACCGATCGCTCTTTCCTTGGATATCAAGCCGCACTTTGACTTCTTGCAAAGCTCAGGCTTTAAAATATTTGATACCTTCGGATTTTCTGTTAGGTATACTTTCTAAGAAAATTAAAAGGCTCGCGATTGCGAGCCTTTTTTGTTATATCTTATTGTTATCAATTTTCTCTATCAATATTTTCAGTGCTTTTGTCGGGTTTCTCGAGAAGTATTTCGAAAGCGAATAAGCATTGATGGATCGATTCAAATGTTTAATTGCATTGTCCTTGGCGCCTACCTTGACTAATATAGGGCTAGCGCTTATCGTAATGTCAGTTTGGAAAGGATTTAGCGTGCAGGCGTAATTTAACCAGTTGCCGACTCTTTTCTTTGTGCTCAGTTTATTATCAGAAATACGCCAATAATAATCAATCCATGCCAGCATGTTTCTACTGCTCAAATTCCCTCGGCCTAGCGCCTGCTCCAAATGCCGATTGGCATTGGTCTCGTTATTTGCTATAGAAGGGTTCAGCTTGAGTTTTTTGTTAGCTTGGGCCTCAACCTCTTCCAATGGATGCGTTAAAATGAGTTGAGTCATGTAGCGCTCCAGTAAGGGTTTGAATTTTGAACGATTGTTGTCATTTACAGATAAATACTGCAGTTGAAGAAAATCTTCAGATGCAAAAAAGATTCCTCGACCGCTGGAAATGGAAAGATCTTGATCATTACTTGCGGTACTTACTTTTGATTCCTTAAAGCGTTTATGAAATTCTAGAGCCTGCTGGAAGGTTTTGTCATCTCCAATGTAAATCAGATTATCCATTATTTTGCCCATAGTCAATTCAATAGAAAAGACAATATTTGTTCTGAATTTTCTTGAAAAGTTTTCCTCCTTCTGTTTCTTTTTTACGATCAATTCCAGCATCCTGTTGAAGACCCTGTGGTTATAGGTCGAAATTTGTCGAATCATTTCTTCATTCGTATAGATTTGATCACCTTCTTCTGCTAGGAAATCCGTCTCAGGCAGATTGAGAAGATATCGTGCAGCAATATCAGACTTGAGGTATGGATCGTTAACCGTGGCATAGAAATCTGTTAGAAATTCTAGATCTTTCTTGCCATCTCTAAAATCAGATTCCATGTTTTTGAGACCGCCATGTTTAAATGTAAATCTTGTTTTTTCTGCCTCTTGAATTAGCTGTTCTGCCGTTTTCGATCCAACAAGACTGTGCATTAATACGCCATCATAAGTAATAAAAGCCATAGTTGGGTAGGCTCTTACGCCATATTTTTTTGCTAGTTCAGGCCCTTCACCTTTTTCAGCGTCGATTTTTAGGTTTATAAAATTCGCATTAAAAACTTCACCTACTTCCGGCCTAGTAAATACATTCGCTGCCATGCGCTTGCATGGGCCGCACCAGTCGGTGAGAAAGTCGACAAAGATTATTTTTTTCTCCGTTTTGGCTTTATCCAGAGCGCTTCGAAAATTTGCTGATTCTTCAAAATTTATTCCCTGTGCAAAAACTTTATGATGAACAGATTGAAAAAAGAAAAGGATAATTAAAAATATAGATAGATTAAGTTTCATTTGAGTTTTTATTTAAATGATGTATTTCTTTATTATTTATCAATCGGTCGGATGGCGTAGTCATTTTTCCACATCTGCCTGCCTATCGCATTATTTAACGACCATTCTATACGTCTTGCCTGGTCCTGAGTGATGACGCTTTGAAAAGACCCTTGCTCGCCGGTATTGGAAGAGAAATACTCAATCCAAGGAAATCCTGGCACTCCTCCGGTTTTGTTTGTGTTGATTCTAACCGTATACTTTATTCTAGAGCTACCAATTTCAGTACCTGCCAGCCCTCCTTTGCTTGCCGAGGCGTAATAAGGATTATATATGAAAGTGTCTTCGCAATAATCGTCAACCCATGTTTTAGGGCTACCGAAATAGAATTTTGTTTCACTAACAGAACCGTTTGGAATGACACCGAGGAAAGCAGACATTTGTGAAACATAATCAGGATATAATTGCGCGAAACCATCGCTTTTCTTGTGGAACACCAAGCCTACATTTTCGAGATAGGTCGGTTTTTTCTTCCATGAATCGATAGCTGCCTGCCCTTCAAGTTCCAATAAGCTGACAGATGCGGGCAAAGGAAACTTTTGGGCATCATAACTGCCTTTTGCGAAGGCGGAGGGGATCGATCGAATATACCTGTTCGCTTCGGTGGTGTTTGCCCATCCACTTGCCGTTACAATCCAAATGTTTAAATATTGTTCGCAGTCCCAATAAAGGCGAGGATTTTCCAATACATAGTTGATACTAAAGTCTTGTTTGTTCTGCGATTCTGTGAGATAGATTCGATTGATCCCAGCCTCTTGCAATATCCTTCCGTTTGGATCTCGAACGGCTGGAACAAATTCTATATTCGGATTTGCTCCATTCGATGCCACGCTGTTCTTTCGACCAAATACTTTGTTGTATAAGTCGATTACGAAATACACGGCATCAGCGTTTAATTCCTGCATCTGTTCCTTTGCCTTATCGACGTCGACAAGATGAAATACGACAGGAATCCTTTTTTTTGAAGGCATCGGATCTGCCTGCCTCACGTGCATGCGAAAATATGTCGGGTCATCGACGACCTCTATTCCCTGGCCGGTTTCGGGAAATTCAGCTAATAGTTGCAATACGGGTTTGGTTGATCTTATCCCATCAACTTCGGCGTAGAAGTCAATAAAGGGTTCGCTGATATCCTTAGTGGAGAAGTCGGCAGGATATTCCTTTCCACTTCGGTCGAAAAACTTGATTGTATGCGTCTTCCAACGATTTACAGGAATCTCTTTGTATTTCGCTTGTGTATTTCCATAGATATCGGTATAAGTTCCAGCTTTCGTATAGAGCTTAACTTCTAACCCTAATTTCGAAACTCCGTCAGCAACAAAAAAATTGCTGTTTGCTTGACAAACAACTTTGTCAATGTGGTATGTTAATTCGCGTATGTCTTCTTTATCAGGCTTACATCCCTGAATGAAGAATATAAGGCCGAACAGGTAATATA from Sphingobacterium sp. BN32 harbors:
- a CDS encoding carboxypeptidase regulatory-like domain-containing protein; translation: MRKINRILFIILTLLAVSNFSNAQEKPAIPINTAVENVQKFFTVYPVEKIHLHFDKPYYAVGDTLWFKTYLNTNLFNYDPSKVAYVEILNSRDSLMQTLRVPLKDGAGKGQLVLDPQFWSQDNYRVRAYTKWMMNFDMGYFFNKVIPIGDAINKKLGSDVSFEPDGNKTKAILQFRNRQGELLSRKKLTWEANDGWDPFDKGKGETDALGRVIVSLSNKEKEKFKNGRLVIKLEDGETLVGQYPLRNAIWEADVQFFPEGGDLISGISKKVAFKAVNSTGLGLKVKGKIIDSKKQEVASFEDLGLGMGSFNLVPISGETYKAVVTFDNGEQKTYDLPAVVDNKVNVVFAKQEGEFINLGIVTNDSHFQTVQNKPFYVFGQLNGHLVYAAQASMKSAAVSIRIPIKELPNGIVQITLLSPDGEPLSERLVFIQPQKLIDIQVKTDKDSYARKDLVKMKLNVNSPVDSLIGNYSVSVIDESKVPFNDDNDRTIVSSMLLTSDLKGYVEKPNYYFNEKNTNRLEALDALMMTQGFRRFDYKQLVQGKLPQVRFMPEQGITLSGILRLNTGRPQPNGGLLLTIPGAAIKKDTYTDNNGVFKFENLVFQDSLKATINARGNDNFRNLVINMDQTFYPEIDQNSPYFSAGIQNIDQNMSAYLDNSKKEFRTSILIDEVVVTATQEKKQSSKDFSALSGLSMPDHRIEGSRLQGCNVLSMCLNTLLTGITYDVNTLKYYVTRNYNQGSRVPVQFFLNGMPIDEPSLNSITIAEIEGIEIFLRDDLGTVRNIYQNDGVVSIITKKEKKQPRMTAAQIEAMLPKSNVVELHPLGYVKQRAFYTPKYATPESKNTNDYRTTVYWNPEIRVEKNGEIDLEFYNADGTGKYKVVVEGNDVQGNVGRKVYYYNVK
- a CDS encoding DMT family transporter; protein product: MEEKDSIKYMLLAGLFFALMNVCVKYVSHIPTVEVVFFRSVFSLVASYVILKRDKIPVFGNNKPLLILRGVAGCIGLVGSFYTLQHIPLASAVTINYLSPFFTAILGIFIVKQPVKPIRYLYFGLAIAGVIMLKGFDPRISTLDLVIGLTAALFAGLAYNIISKLKTSEHPLVIIFYFPLITLPFVGVYTLMHWENPQGWDWAVLLLIGIFTQIAQYYMTLSYQRANLAKVASLNYLGVIYALVFGYFLFQETFSEYALLGIAVILTAVILNIRK
- the cls gene encoding cardiolipin synthase; translation: MTEYLQPIIQFFEQWGWIPTTIIYLGVIITILIENRNPTKTISWVMVIVFLPLVGVILYYLFGQKFSKVKKLKRINQEQSLRLKKEFKRLEPLMAWSIQNIHNKIGDFARVYSYLKNERLSSPTLNNEVTLLVNGEEKFKYFLESLEGATHSIHMEYYIFDLDDIGTKVLNILERKATEGLKVRLIVDSFGSPRLVRHMRKMRGKTNIEFQAFLPVTFTSLANSNYRNHRKIAVIDGYTAYIGGINISDRYINPNEFGLYWRDTSVKVVGNAGTMFQISFWNSWNQTDGEPFDLEDGYLRDMPVVAEQLSAVALVSSDPGSLGPFNMEALLLSIGEANESIKLCTPYFIPSEELATALKTAAGAGVDVELMIPASGDSWIVQHATFSFLKPLLERGVKVYLYEKGFLHAKTAVIDGKIAYVGTVNLDFRSFYINYEVATVISNKSFCAQMDNQFEIDKKECSIVTLKDWKQRKAWKRGIDSLCRLLAPLL
- a CDS encoding sulfite exporter TauE/SafE family protein — protein: MTYHYLAFFMGLLGSIHCAVMCGPLLIAIQGGHQISWKTTFNKLIYQLGRILTYGMLGLILGLLGNAAAIQGWQQIFSLVTGVILTALGLFYIFGKSSKQLASFQTKAIQPFAKFMGKWLYRPGGSFVAGVLNGLLPCGMVYMALASAVNASSLENSFLFMVLFGLGTLPLLLLFSFVGNFPRKIFKKGFTTVLPILFILMGVWFILRGANLDIPYLSPLLHVDGAMNCA
- a CDS encoding FixH family protein yields the protein MNWGYKIVFGLGAFVLFIVGLAIYMVSNDTDTLEDDDYYERSLNYDETYRKKENLNHNHAKPTIRISQDTMLIKFISADNKGQLHFKRPDDNKLDVSLPFATPTDQFKLPLSTFKKGNWNLEIDWKSGADSYLVDQHVYY